The proteins below are encoded in one region of Nyctibius grandis isolate bNycGra1 chromosome 7, bNycGra1.pri, whole genome shotgun sequence:
- the ZNF804B gene encoding zinc finger protein 804B, translating into MACYLVISSRHLSNGHYRGIKGVFRGPLCKKGARSPVTATFSLPPSLAPRTDYAEKEKAAAKALEDVKANFYCELCDKQYHKHQEFDNHINSYDHAHKQRLKDLKQREFARNVASKSWKDEKKQEKALKRLHQLAELRKQSECITGSGPLLKAPRLVMEKQQSPDGIFLYKGSKFTANSQRTATSEGQGFSSSLIEKQQLIISRHQSPTERPHALGNQVSKVFPDSTNASQRAGVSFSFSKKVPLKLESSASVFSENSEEGNDCSESPNHKTKQALESCHAGRLLEEVVKTSLDKGQPITQDQMDLDNGASSYVAEKPKMLKENDKSSDRQLEEKISAHPSFSKDKIQLSSLDFSGSLREAEQESKLNESEQLLETLISPSCQASNFCTQPNTYKHSHAHLPDQLPELPQQPEPQLVCASNINDSPGVIKRERSLESLETTNGNTETLPRETMVKDVKHQALPFLHVMSKDGTTALQWPTELLLFTKTEPCISYGCNPLYFDFRLSLNHRDGKQHETKKASCKEHSINKTAAENEASGLIKHKQMSNEQDNQLLKPKKMKVSLNPRKAKQKAESHIGKEMNENGQKCIADYLNENIPKVPAYLDVSQKDYMTEKSLHTTTLRRPLKHHFHSCERKKQNIRNESISFSALMSRIKKSKAARCSLIYSKEKCENQNDCRSVQDMASCSSDISDSGKDSSGSFLSYKSSSNIRYSENEGCGSYTRRWRFPSPQKSSSDRHSSYSDTPVSSTNSYMSPTSSNHSRNHLLFCCKRKSKTDERHKCKHRKHKCIFTSDDTDEDYLCCSRSHRTRNCTQRGTIKYQTCSRHKVLQHRGRSKHSRCRHRHCDKVHSRSRSYHSSKSHSTRDSRSSERSSSSRISRGSTSGSFSKETDNCDNKTKEVTERGYNIESGKAETAHYDSLNVNGQSKNFATCSSGTLAKGACGKRKSLTAKLLLERVQSKKTQEQMHDSERFSNTCGVELKDYSRSHFALQFSSSVDNIALLPLPEKLLSIGKNDTGHNEISSLETSVKKNNFEVSGITNVALSTGTDYDRCLFEDIIQIGRGYQSPSIKRNTAIKEQSNLFISEVQPFIQSCDPLPNDFPGAFPSNRYSVLANSTETKEELHDVNTDWNRKEDSSDSLCDNVMQKYDDTANDPEVYSKSTSPPLAQQPITFSPEEVDKYRLLQLQAQQHMQKQLLAKHLKVLPAPGSAAFSATPAVPALPVQQHATVTTIHHTVLQSFSVSASLHPHGSHLSLAHLHPLSQVHFAPISLSPLAPALIPTHPALLTGHPLHLVSTTPLHPSPLTFPTLPHTAYIPALFTPHLNAATPSAIHLNPLVHPLFQGQQPHQHSCTSQT; encoded by the exons agactgaaagatttaaaacaaagagaatttGCTCGAAATGTGGCTTCAAAGTCATGgaaagatgagaagaaacaggaaaaagcacTTAAGCGGCTCCACCAGCTTGCAGAGTTACGGAAGCAGTCAGAATg CATCACTGGGAGTGGACCATTGCTTAAAGCCCCCAGATTAGTCATGGAGAAGCAGCAATCACCAGATGGCATTTTCCTGTACAAAGGCAGCAAGTTCACAGCCAACTCTCAAAGAACTGCCACAAGTGAAGGACAAGGTTTCTCCAGCAGCCTAATAGAGAAACAGCAGCTTATCATAAGCAGGCACCAGTCCCCTACTGAAAGACCCCATGCACTTGGAAATCAAGTCTCAAAAGTGTTCCCAGATAGCACCAATGCTTCTCAAAGGGCAGGAGTGTCTTTCTCATTCTCAAAAAAAGTCCCTTTGAAGCTTGAGTCCTCGGCATCAGTCTTCAGTGAGAACTCTGAAGAAGGAAATGATTGTAGTGAATCCCCCAAccataaaacaaagcaagctctTGAGAGTTGTCATGCTGGCAGACTTTTGGAGGAGGTTGTGAAAACAAGCTTAGATAAAGGGCAACCTATTACACAAGACCAAATGGATTTAGATAACGGTGCATCAAGTTATGTAGCTGAAAAACCTAAAATGCTAAAGGAAAATGATAAAAGTAGTGATAGacaattagaagaaaaaatcagTGCTCATCCTTCATTTTCCAAAgacaaaatacagctttcaaGTTTAGATTTTTCTGGTTCACTTAGAGAAGCAGAGCAAGAGAGCAAATTGAACGAGTCTGAGCAATTGTTAGAAACTCTCATTTCACCTTCATGCCAAGCTAGCAATTTTTGTACACAGCCAAACACCTACAAGCACAGCCATGCCCACCTGCCTGACCAGTTACCTGAGCTCCCACAACAGCCAGAACCTCAGCTGGTATGCGCAAGCAACATTAATGACAGCCCTGGGgtgataaaaagagaaagatcttTGGAGAGTTTAGAAACCACAAATGGGAATACAGAAACACTTCCAAGAGAGACCATGGTTAAAGACGTTAAGCACCAGGCATTGCCTTTCCTCCATGTAATGAGCAAAGATGGCACCACTGCTCTGCAGTGGCCCACAGAATTACTTTTGTTTACAAAAACTGAACCCTGTATTTCATATGGCTGTAATCCATTGTATTTTGACTTCAGACTCTCTTTAAATCACAGAGATGGTAAACAGcatgaaacaaagaaagcaagctgtaaAGAACACTCTATAAATAAGactgcagctgaaaatgaagCCTCAGGTTTAATAAAACACAAGCAAATGTCAAATGAACAAGATAATCAGTTGTTGAAACCAAAGAAGATGAAAGTTTCCCTAAATCCAAGAAAGGCCAAGCAAAAAGCTGAGTCACACATAgggaaagaaatgaatgaaaatggtCAAAAATGCATTGCAgattatttgaatgaaaatataCCTAAAGTGCCTGCTTACCTCGATGTCTCACAAAAGGATTACATGACAGAAAAAAGTCTTCATACAACAACACTGAGAAGACCTTTGAAGCATCATTTTCatagctgtgaaagaaaaaaacagaacattagaaatgaaagcatttccttttctgctcttaTGTCTAGGATTAAAAAGTCTAAAGCTGCAAGATGTAGTTTAATTTATTCtaaggaaaaatgtgaaaaccaAAATGACTGCAGATCTGTTCAAGATATGGCCAGCTGCAGCAGTGACATAAGTGACAGTGGAAAAGATTCCAGTGGAAGTTTCCTTAGTTATAAATCCAGTTCAAACATCAGGtattcagaaaatgaaggatGTGGAAGTTACACAAGACGCTGGAGATTCCCATCTCCTCAAAAGTCCTCCTCTGACAGACATTCCAGCTATTCTGACACTCCAGTTAGCAGTACGAATAGCTACATGAGTCCCACGTCAAGCAATCACAGCAGaaatcatttgcttttttgctgtaaaagaaaaagcaagacagaTGAAAGGCACAAATGTAAACACAGAAAGCACAAGTGTATTTTCACTTCTGATGATACAGACGAGGATTATCTTTGTTGTAGTAGAAGTCACAGAACTAGAAACTGTACACAGAGGGGCACAATTAAATATCAAACATGTTCAAGACATAAAGTTTTACAACACAGAGGCAGATCTAAACACAGCAGATGTAGACACAGACATTGTGACAAAGTGCATAGTAGAAGCAGAAGCTACCATAGCTCCAAAAGTCATTCCACCAGAGATTCAAGAAGCagtgaaagatcatctagtagTAGAATATCAAGAGGCAGCACTTCAGGATCCTTCTCAAAAGAGACTGACAACTGtgacaacaaaacaaaagaggtCACAGAAAGAGGTTATAACATCGAATCTGGAAAAGCTGAAACTGCACATTACGACTCTCTGAATGTTAATGGTCAGTCAAAAAACTTTGCCACCTGCTCTTCTGGAACCCTGGCAAAAGGCGcatgtggaaaaagaaagtcaCTGACAGCCAAGTTACTTTTAGAAAGAGTACAGTCCAAGAAAACCCAGGAACAAATGCATGATTCAGAGAGATTTTCAAACACTTGTGGGGTAGAATTAAAGGATTACTCGCGAAGTCACTTTGCTCTTCAGTTTTCATCATCGGTAGATAACATTGCATTGTTACCTTTGCCAGAGAAACTGCTAAGCATAGGTAAAAATGACACAGGGCATAATGAAATCAGTTCCTTGGAAACCagtgtgaagaaaaacaactttgaagTGTCAGGGATAACTAATGTTGCTCTTTCAACAGGCACTGATTATGATCGTTGTCTTTTTGAAGACATCATTCAAATAGGAAGGGGCTATCAGAGCCCGAGCATAAAAAGGAACACAGCAATAAAGGAACAATCCAATCTCTTCATTAGTGAAGTGCAACCCTTTATACAAAGCTGTGACCCACTACCAAATGATTTCCCTGGTGCTTTTCCCTCTAATAGATATTCTGTTCTTGCTAATTCAACAGAGACCAAAGAAGAACTACATGATGTAAACACAGACTGGAACCGGAAAGAAGACAGTTCAGACTCTCTTTGTGACAATGTTATGCAGAAGTATGATGACACAGCAAATGACCCAGAAGTGTACAGTAAATCCACTTCCCCTCCTTTAGCGCAGCAGCCTATTACGTTTTCACCAGAGGAAGTAGACAAATACAGGTTGCTGCAGCTGCAAGCCCAGCAGCATATGCAGAAACAACTTCTGGCAAAACACCTGAAAGTTTTGCCTGCCCCAGGATCAGCTGCCTTCTCTGCAACACCAGCAGTTCCTGCCCTCCCTGTTCAGCAGCATGCGACTGTCACTACCATCCACCACACAGTGCTGCAAAGCTTTTCTGTCTCGGCATCTCTACATCCCCATGGCAGCCATCTCTCCCTGGCACACCTCCACCCCCTCTCTCAGGTGCATTTTGCCCCCATATCACTTTCCCCATTAGCACCAGCCCTCATTCCCACCCACCCTGCTTTGCTGACAGGACACCCACTGCACTTGGTCTCCACCACCCCCCTCCACCCTTCCCCACTGACCTTCCCCACACTGCCACACACTGCATATATCCCAGCCTTATTTACACCACACTTGAATGCAGCAACACCTTCTGCTATACATCTAAATCCCTTAGTTCATCCGTTATTCCAAGGGCAACAGCCCCATCAGCATTCTTGCACTAGCCAGACCTAA